In one Oryza glaberrima chromosome 2, OglaRS2, whole genome shotgun sequence genomic region, the following are encoded:
- the LOC127762559 gene encoding probable LRR receptor-like serine/threonine-protein kinase At3g47570 — protein MALVVAVYVLTALAAATAAAPSSSSGDDSDATALLAFKAGLSDPLGVLRQNWTSGTPPCHWAGVSCGERHGRVTALALPNVPLHGGLSPSLGNLSFLSILNLTNASLTGEIPPELGRLRRLQYLNLNRNSLSGAIPGAMGNLTSLQQLDLYHNHLSGQIPRELQNLGSLRYIRLDTNYLGGPIPDSVFNNTPLLSVLNLGNNSLSGKIPDSIASLSGLKTTAYLVLCHLASSTCLSSRSSPLQRPKVSLALSLTIQASICPCCKYFPSLGTNSREGSLRASPRAGFFGYFPCPIISSRILTLISLGGNSIAGTIPPALSNLTQLSQLDLVDSQLTGEIPVELGQLAQLTWLNLAANQLTGSIPLSLGNLSLVLQLDLAQNRLNGTIPITFGNLGMLRYLNVEANNLEGDLHFLAALSNCRRLEYVDIAMNFYTGRIPDSVGNLSSKLDSFVAHSNQITGGLPPTMANLSNLIAIYLYANQLTETIPTHMMQMKNLQMLNLHDNLMTGSIPTEVGMLSSLVELYLGGNKFVASIPGGIGNLSNLRSLSLPRNNLSSSIPISLWHLSNLVQLDLSHNSISGALATDIGSMKAIVQIDLSTNQISGSIPTSLGQLEMLTSLNLSHNLLQDKIPYTIGKLTSLVTLDLSDNSLVGTIPESLANVTYLTNLNLSFNKLEGQIPERGVFSNITLESLVGNRALCGLPRLGFSACASNSRSSKLQILKYVLPSIVTFIIVASVCLYLMLKGKFKTRKELPAPSSVIGGINNHILVSYYEIVRATHNFSEGNLLGIGNFGKVFKGQLSNGLIVAIKVLNVQSERATRSFDVECDALRMVRHRNLVKILSTCSNLDFRALVLQYMPNGSLEMLLHSEGRSFLGFRERLNIMLDVSMALEYLHHRHVDVVLHCDLKPSNVLLDEELTAHLADFGIAKLLLGDDTSVISASMPGTIGYIAPEYGLIGKASRMSDVFSYGILLLEVLTAKRPTDPMFDGELSLRQWVFDAFPARLVDVVDHKLLQDEKTNGIGDIGIALDVSSNMLDRCIVSIVELGLLCSSDLPEKRVSIIEVVKKLHKVKTDYESNLTVQGTQQT, from the exons ATGGCCCTCGTCGTCGCAGTCTACGTGCTCACAGCTCTCGCggcagccacggcggcggcacctTCGTCGTCCTCGGGCGACGACAGCGACGCCACGGCGCTGCTCGCGTTCAAGGCGGGGCTCTCCGACCCGCTCGGGGTGCTTCGCCAGAACTGGACCAGCGGCACGCCCCCGTGCCACTGGGCCGGCGTGTCCTGCGGCGAGCGCCACGGTCGCGTCACCGCCCTTGCGCTGCCCAACGTGCCGCTCCATGGCGGCCTCTCCCCGAGCCTCGGTAACCTGTCTTTCCTCTCTATCCTCAACCTCACCAACGCTAGCCTCACCGGGGAAATACCACCGGAGCTCGGCCGGCTCCGTCGTCTCCAGTACCTCAACCTCAACAGAAATAGCTTGTCGGGTGCTATTCCTGGTGCCATGGGCAACCTCACGAGCCTCCAGCAACTTGACCTGTACCATAACCATCTGTCAGGTCAGATCCCTCGGGAGCTACAAAATTTGGGTAGCCTAAGATACATCCGTCTTGACACCAACTACTTAGGCGGGCCAATACCGGACAGCGTTTTCAACAACACGCCATTGCTGAGCGTACTCAACCTCGGCAACAATAGCCTCTCGGGGAAAATACCAGACAGCATAGCATCTCTGTCCGGTCTCAAGACAACAGCTTATCTGGTCCTCTGCCACCTGGCATCTTCAACATGTCTGAGCTCCAGGTCATCGCCCTTGCAAAGACCCAAAGTCTCACTGGCACTATCCCTGACAATACAAGCTTCCATCTGCCCATGCTGCAAGTATTTTCCCTCTCTAGGAACGAATTCCAGGGAAGGATCCCTTCGGGCCTCGCCGCGTGCCGGTTTCTTCGGGTACTTTCCTTGTCCTATAATTTCTTCGAGGAT ACTTACCCTTATTTCCTTGGGTGGAAATAGCATTGCAGGGACAATCCCGCCTGCATTGAGCAATCTCACTCAACTTAGTCAATTGGACCTTGTCGACTCCCAGCTAACTGGAGAGATCCCGGTAGAATTAGGACAGTTGGCACAACTGACATGGTTGAATCTTGCAGCGAACCAACTAACTGGTTCTATTCCACTATCTCTTGGGAACCTATCTTTGGTCTTACAGTTGGATTTGGCTCAAAACCGTTTAAATGGCACCATACCTATAACATTTGGTAACCTTGGAATGCTTCGTTATCTCAATGTCGAAGCGAACAATCTTGAAGGAGATCTTCATTTCCTTGCTGCACTTTCCAACTGTAGGAGACTCGAATATGTAGACATAGCGATGAACTTTTACACAGGCAGAATCCCTGACAGTGTGGGGAACTTGTCGAGCAAATTGGATTCTTTTGTGGCGCATAGCAACCAAATCACAGGTGGCTTGCCACCTACCATGGCAAATTTAAGCAACCTCATCGCGATATATCTCTACGCAAACCAACTAACTGAAACGATCCCCACACACATGATGCAAATGAAGAATCTCCAAATGCTCAACCTCCATGATAACCTCATGACAGGATCTATCCCAACAGAAGTTGGCATGCTAAGCAGTTTGGTAGAGTTGTACTTAGGTGGTAACAAATTTGTTGCATCCATCCCTGGTGGAATAGGCAATCTCAGCAATCTCCGGAGCTTATCTCTACCCCGAAACAACCTATCTTCTTCCATCCCCATAAGCTTGTGGCACCTCAGCAACCTTGTACAGCTTGACTTGTCTCATAACTCCATAAGTGGAGCATTGGCAACTGATATTGGGAGCATGAAAGCAATTGTCCAAATTGATCTTTCAACGAACCAAATATCAGGAAGCATTCCTACCTCACTAGGACAACTTGAGATGCTGACATCCTTGAATCTTTCTCATAACCTATTGCAAGACAAAATACCATATACAATTGGTAAGTTAACTAGCTTAGTGACGTTAGATTTGTCTGACAATTCTCTTGTGGGAACCATTCCAGAGTCTTTAGCCAATGTCACTTACCTCACTAACCTGAACCTTTCTTTCAACAAGCTAGAAGGTCAGATACCGGAAAGAGGTGTCTTCTCAAACATCACTCTTGAATCCTTGGTAGGAAACAGAGCTCTTTGTGGTTTGCCACGCCTAGGATTTTCAGCATGTGCAAGCAATTCTCGTTCTAGCAAACTACAAATCCTGAAATATGTTCTTCCCAGCATTGTAACATTCATTATTGTTGCTTCTGTTTGCTTGTATCTAATGCTCAAAGGAAAATTTAAGACAAGAAAAGAGTTACCTGCCCCTTCAAGTGTTATCGGTGGAATTAATAACCACATATTGGTTTCCTACTATGAAATTGTTCGTGCTACTCACAACTTCAGTGAAGGCAATCTACTTGGTATCGGAAACTTTGGAAAGGTTTTCAAGGGCCAGCTAAGCAATGGTTTGATTGTTGCAATAAAAGTTCTTAATGTGCAATCAGAGAGAGCCACCAGAAGCTTCGATGTCGAGTGTGATGCATTGCGCATGGTGCGACACAGAAACTTGGTGAAGATACTTAGCACCTGCTCCAATCTGGACTTCAGAGCACTGGTCCTTCAATACATGCCAAATGGTAGCTTGGAGATGCTTCTACATTCGGAAGGTAGGTCATTCTTAGGATTCCGGGAGAGGTTAAACATAATGCTAGATGTGTCAATGGCATTGGAATATCTACACCATCGTCATGTTGATGTTGTCTTACATTGCGACCTGAAACCAAGCAATGTGTTGCTCGATGAGGAGCTCACTGCTCATCTCGCGGATTTTGGCATCGCAAAATTGTTGCTAGGAGATGACACCTCCGTTATCTCTGCTAGTATGCCCGGGACAATCGGCTACATAGCTCCAG AGTACGGATTGATAGGAAAAGCATCACGGATGAGCGATGTGTTTAGCTATGGTATCTTGTTACTTGAAGTTTTAACTGCGAAAAGACCTACAGATCCCATGTTTGATGGAGAGCTAAGCCTCAGGCAATGGGTTTTTGATGCATTTCCGGCTCGGCTTGTTGATGTTGTTGACCACAAGCTGCTACAAGATGAGAAAACAAATGGGATCGGCGACATTGGAATAGCCTTGGACGTCTCCTCGAACATGTTGGACAGATGCATTGTGTCAATAGTTGAGCTGGGATTGCTATGCTCCAGTGACTTGCCTGAAAAAAGAGTATCAATTATTGAGGTGGTCAAGAAGTTGCACAAGGTCAAGACGGATTATGAATCCAACCTAACAGTTCAGGGCACTCAGCAAACTTAG
- the LOC127762151 gene encoding uncharacterized protein LOC127762151: protein MAVDWGPVVVAVILFILLSPGLLFQVPARTRVVEFGNMCTSGVSVLVHAVFFFVLFTVLVVAIGIHVQPLFSSEMADWAPVVVGVVLFVLLSPGLLVELPGTHRHVDFGSFRTNGKAIFVHTLIFFAAFAILTLALHLHIYTG, encoded by the exons ATGGCGGTGGACTGGggtccggtggtggtggcggtgataCTGTTCATCCTGCTGTCGCCGGGGCTTCTGTTCCAGGTGCCGGCGAGGACGAGGGTGGTGGAGTTCGGCAACATGTGCACCAGCGGCGTCTCCGTCCTCGTCCACGCCGTCTTCTTCTTCGTTCTCTTcaccgtcctcgtcgtcgccattGGCATCCACGTCC AGCCGCTCTTTAGCAGT gagatggcggactgggcgccggtggtggtgggggtggtgcTGTTCGTGCTGCTCTCGCCGGGGCTGCTGGTGGAGCTCCCCGGCACGCACCGCCACGTCGACTTCGGCAGCTTCCGCACCAACGGCAAGGCCATCTTCGTCCACACCCTCATCTTCTTCGCCGCCTTCGCCATCCTCACCCTCGCCCTCCACCTCCACATCTACACTGGCTAG
- the LOC127762149 gene encoding uncharacterized protein LOC127762149, whose product MDPETAAFVGRDIDAATNGGEVVEERRREVELVQEAIRELLEEKRMRGERQRRRQGGDGGGEEVRRDHEEEEHDILSSLLSKVDALQNDAALDQAKPNCSHPNSEISKEVKLGDIAKDLNKIKRQNMITHILLGTVIVMTAVWQFNEVSFLLAVKRKLSNPFKSLGDLIKSSLKGRGKPMIEAPPLPPVGVPDVTRNDLPLLLISNGNGNNDD is encoded by the exons ATGGATCCGGAGACGGCGGCGTTCGTCGGGCGAGATATCGATGCCGCCACCAATGGTGGTGAGGTagttgaggagaggaggagggaggttgAGCTGGTGCAGGAAGCCATCCGTGAGCTcctggaggagaagaggatgaggggggagcggcagcggcggcggcagggtggAGATGGTGGGGGCGAGGAGGTTCGGCGGGAtcatgaggaggaagaacacgATATCCTCTCCTCGTTGCTCTCCAAG GTGGATGCGCTGCAAAATGATGCCGCTTTGGACCAAGCGAAACCCAATTGCTCCCATCCTAATTCTGAAATTAGCAAGGAGGTCAAGCTAGGCGACATAGCGAAAGACCTGAACAAAATCAAGAGGCAGAACATGATCACCCACATCCTACTCGGCACGGTCATCGTCATGACTGCCGTCTGGCAATTCAACGAGGTgtcgttcctcctcgccgtgaAGAGAAAGCTTAGCAATCCTTTCAAGTCCTTGGGGGACTTGATCAAGAGTTCGCTGAAGGGGAGAGGGAAGCCGATGATCGAggcgccaccgctgcctccaGTCGGCGTCCCGGATGTTACCCGGAATGATTTGCCATTGCTACTCATCAGCAACGGCAATGGCAACAATGATGACTGA